The following are encoded together in the Actinomycetota bacterium genome:
- a CDS encoding sigma-70 family RNA polymerase sigma factor, which produces MPTTTETAASIHERFEATALPLHDSIYRANLRMTGDPVMAQDLTQETYLRAFRAFDSFQAGTNCRAWMLQISHNLFCRDYRGRKRITYRTAADDDVDVLAQFRADVPNPEEEALRQLDREAMRRAISKLPEPYRVAVTLVELQGLSCEEAAAVMGTPKGTVLSRLFRARERLRRLLLSEFGRARTVVPLSAQNS; this is translated from the coding sequence ATGCCAACCACGACTGAGACCGCCGCCTCGATCCACGAGCGGTTCGAGGCCACGGCGCTGCCCCTGCACGACTCGATCTACCGGGCGAATCTCCGCATGACGGGCGACCCGGTGATGGCCCAGGATCTCACCCAGGAAACGTATCTCAGAGCGTTCCGCGCATTCGACTCCTTCCAGGCCGGCACCAACTGCCGGGCCTGGATGCTGCAGATCTCCCACAACCTGTTCTGCCGCGACTACCGGGGGCGCAAGCGCATCACCTACCGGACCGCGGCCGACGACGACGTCGACGTGCTCGCCCAGTTCCGGGCGGACGTGCCCAACCCGGAGGAGGAGGCGCTGCGCCAGCTCGACCGGGAGGCGATGCGGCGGGCAATTTCCAAGCTGCCCGAGCCCTACCGGGTGGCGGTGACGCTGGTCGAGCTTCAGGGCCTCTCCTGTGAGGAGGCGGCGGCGGTCATGGGCACGCCAAAAGGCACCGTGCTTTCGCGGCTGTTCCGCGCCCGGGAGCGGCTGCGCCGGCTGCTGCTGTCGGAGTTCGGCCGGGCGCGCACCGTCGTCCCACTGTCCGCCCAGAATTCTTGA